Proteins co-encoded in one Ziziphus jujuba cultivar Dongzao chromosome 9, ASM3175591v1 genomic window:
- the LOC125424193 gene encoding uncharacterized protein LOC125424193 produces the protein MASYHVRSNSLPSRPHPIIPEFENKLCKLWASEAASSSASTSISYKLSGLQDLHDCVDRLLLLPLDQQALSQENNEKLVNKILDASLRLLDVCNITRDALLQTKEFTQELRSTIRRQRGGKIELSSEVKKFLTSKKVVKKAIQKAIVDLKGIESGCTFSPLNKDNETIVMLREVQATTFAVFEALLSFISRTKSQPKPSGWSFISNIMRHNRIEEDSQLNEFAVADAAEIY, from the coding sequence atggCATCTTACCATGTTCGCTCTAACAGCTTGCCCTCCAGGCCACACCCAATCATCCCTGAATTCGAAAATAAATTGTGCAAATTGTGGGCTTCTGAAGCTGCTTCTTCATCAGCATCAACCTCAATTAGCTACAAATTGAGTGGACTTCAAGATCTGCATGATTGCGTTGATAGGTTGCTTTTGCTACCACTCGACCAACAAGCCTTATCTCAAGAGAATAATGAGAAATTGGTTAATAAGATCTTGGATGCATCTCTTAGACTCTTGGATGTGTGCAACATAACTAGGGATGCCTTGTTGCAAACAAAGGAATTTACACAGGAACTTCGATCAACTATCCGCAGACAGCGAGGTGGTAAAATTGAGTTGTCAAGTGAGGTTAAGAAATTCTTAACCTCTAAGAAAGTGGTGAAGAAGGCAATTCAAAAGGCTATTGTTGATCTAAAGGGAATTGAAAGTGGATGCACCTTCAGTCCCTTGAACAAGGACAATGAGACTATTGTAATGTTGAGGGAGGTTCAAGCAAccacttttgctgtatttgaAGCATTGTTGTCCTTCATTTCGAGGACAAAGTCACAACCGAAGCCTAGTGGATGGTCCTTCATTTCCAACATAATGCGCCACAATAGGATCGAGGAAGACTCTCAACTAAATGAATTTGCAGTGGCAGATGCTGCAGAAATCTATTAA